The following are encoded in a window of Kitasatospora sp. NBC_01250 genomic DNA:
- a CDS encoding ATP-binding SpoIIE family protein phosphatase, which produces MRDLPPPQAGQPPAVPAQRRPPPAPAVTGVPGVPGVPGVPAGNGTPLNLRVRQAVTERLGYLNDATRLINTSLDPAVTVRSLAKVLVPALADAALVHLREPDRPGARDRDRGAPPPELRLHRAEGTRLGLNRRVVAARPGGALEQALREALPAGPMVLGTTEGERLRPLFAELYGARALAGLARGTALLALPLRGREKSGRSRRREDPVLGLLVLIRRPDPAHDRHDAPGVPALPRHQERDAARPAKEPARFDPADTQTAAHLAALAGLAVDTAQRYTRESEIANELQRSMLPDHLPQPHGVRLAHRYLPGEAGSQVGGDWYDAIPLPGNRVALIVGDVMGHSLTSAAVMGQLRTSAQTLAALDLPPHEVLYHLDEQAQRLGREQHLATCVFAVYDPIANRIVVANAGHMPPVLIHPDGRAELLEDLPAGAPIGVGGVDFASQELAAPPGSALLLFTDGLVETRRRPLGSGLERLRERLSGVHQHSPEQLCHEALRILPPGDRGDDIALLAAAFDGIPANDVAYWYLQPRHETPGRARRLAGHALRRWGLDELAESTELMVSELVTNAVQHAKKPVTLRLVRTSVLRCEVGDDSPQLPRRRKAGPEEERGRGLELVAKCADSWGSTRLGGGKVVWFEQRLPLRVRHG; this is translated from the coding sequence GTGCGCGACCTTCCCCCTCCCCAGGCCGGCCAGCCGCCCGCCGTTCCGGCCCAGCGCCGGCCGCCGCCCGCCCCGGCCGTCACGGGCGTGCCGGGCGTGCCGGGCGTGCCGGGCGTGCCGGCGGGCAACGGGACGCCGCTGAACCTGCGGGTGCGACAGGCCGTCACCGAGCGCCTGGGCTACCTCAACGACGCGACCCGGTTGATCAACACCAGCCTGGATCCGGCGGTGACGGTGCGCAGCCTGGCCAAGGTGCTCGTCCCGGCGCTGGCGGACGCCGCGCTGGTCCACCTGCGCGAGCCCGACCGGCCCGGCGCCCGGGACCGCGACCGCGGCGCGCCGCCACCCGAGCTGCGGCTGCACCGGGCGGAGGGCACCCGGCTGGGCCTGAACCGCCGGGTGGTCGCCGCCCGGCCCGGCGGAGCGCTGGAGCAGGCGCTGCGCGAGGCTCTGCCCGCCGGCCCGATGGTGCTGGGCACCACCGAGGGCGAACGGCTGCGCCCGCTCTTCGCCGAGCTCTACGGCGCCCGGGCGCTGGCCGGCCTGGCCCGCGGCACGGCGCTGCTGGCGCTGCCGCTGCGCGGGCGGGAGAAGAGCGGGCGCAGCCGGCGGCGGGAGGACCCGGTGCTCGGCCTGCTGGTGCTGATCCGCCGCCCGGACCCGGCCCACGACCGGCACGACGCGCCCGGTGTCCCGGCCCTCCCCCGCCACCAGGAGCGGGATGCCGCCCGGCCCGCCAAGGAGCCCGCGCGGTTCGACCCGGCCGACACCCAGACCGCCGCCCACCTCGCCGCCTTGGCCGGCCTCGCAGTGGACACCGCGCAGCGCTACACCCGGGAGTCGGAGATCGCCAACGAGCTGCAGCGCAGCATGCTCCCGGACCACCTGCCGCAGCCGCACGGGGTCCGGCTCGCCCACCGCTACCTGCCGGGCGAGGCCGGCTCGCAGGTCGGCGGGGACTGGTACGACGCGATCCCGCTGCCGGGCAACCGGGTCGCGCTGATCGTGGGCGACGTGATGGGCCACTCGCTGACCTCCGCGGCCGTGATGGGCCAGCTGCGGACCAGCGCGCAGACGCTGGCCGCGCTCGACCTGCCGCCGCACGAGGTGCTCTACCACCTGGACGAGCAGGCCCAGCGGCTGGGCCGCGAGCAGCACCTGGCCACCTGCGTCTTCGCGGTCTACGACCCGATCGCCAACCGGATCGTGGTGGCGAACGCCGGGCACATGCCGCCGGTCCTGATCCACCCGGACGGGCGGGCCGAGCTGCTCGAGGACCTGCCGGCGGGCGCGCCGATCGGCGTCGGCGGGGTGGACTTCGCCTCCCAGGAGCTGGCGGCGCCGCCGGGTTCCGCGCTGCTGCTGTTCACCGACGGGCTGGTGGAGACCCGCCGCCGGCCGCTCGGCAGCGGCCTGGAGCGGCTGCGCGAAAGGCTCTCCGGGGTGCACCAGCACTCGCCCGAGCAGCTCTGCCACGAGGCGCTGCGGATCCTGCCGCCCGGCGACCGGGGCGACGACATCGCGCTGCTGGCCGCGGCCTTCGACGGGATCCCCGCCAACGACGTCGCCTACTGGTACCTCCAGCCGCGGCACGAGACCCCGGGGCGGGCCCGCCGGCTGGCCGGGCACGCGCTGCGCCGCTGGGGGCTGGACGAGCTGGCGGAGAGCACCGAGCTGATGGTCAGCGAGCTGGTCACCAATGCCGTGCAGCACGCCAAGAAGCCGGTGACGCTGCGGCTGGTGCGCACCTCGGTGCTGCGCTGCGAGGTCGGCGACGACAGTCCGCAACTGCCGCGCCGGCGCAAGGCGGGGCCGGAGGAGGAGCGCGGGCGCGGCCTGGAGCTGGTCGCCAAGTGCGCGGACTCCTGGGGGTCGACGCGGCTGGGCGGCGGCAAGGTGGTCTGGTTCGAGCAGCGGCTGCCGCTGCGGGTGCGGCACGGCTGA
- a CDS encoding class I SAM-dependent methyltransferase, with the protein MTTGQISDPARGGTAGPAPTCRSTERALQAVAFDAIGPRYSEAFPAKAGQLAAGRRLLAELEPGAPVLDIGCGTGDPTIRQLSEGGLAITAIDLSDGMLSLARQELPGAAAYHRMDLFDLATPRAETAWGLPRLGPAGAGSFGAATAFFSLILLPQREIRPALKRIRTLLRPGGLLVLGMVEADLDDYPMRFLGQEIRMSGFLREELTETLRRTGFTVEATNGRPYAPACSALPPEEQLFLHCRRTT; encoded by the coding sequence GTGACGACGGGACAGATATCGGACCCCGCCCGGGGTGGGACCGCCGGGCCTGCCCCGACCTGCCGCAGCACCGAGCGAGCGCTGCAGGCGGTGGCCTTCGACGCGATCGGCCCCCGCTACAGCGAGGCCTTCCCCGCCAAGGCCGGCCAGCTCGCCGCCGGCCGCCGGCTGCTGGCCGAACTGGAGCCGGGCGCCCCGGTGCTGGACATCGGCTGCGGCACCGGTGACCCGACCATCCGCCAGCTCTCCGAAGGCGGTCTCGCGATCACCGCGATCGACCTCTCGGACGGCATGCTGAGCCTGGCCCGGCAGGAGCTGCCCGGCGCCGCGGCCTATCACCGGATGGACCTCTTCGACCTCGCCACCCCCCGCGCCGAGACCGCCTGGGGGCTGCCCCGGCTCGGTCCCGCCGGGGCCGGCAGCTTCGGCGCCGCCACCGCCTTCTTCTCCCTGATCCTGCTGCCCCAGCGGGAGATCCGGCCGGCGCTGAAACGGATCCGGACACTGCTGCGCCCCGGCGGTCTGCTGGTGCTGGGCATGGTCGAGGCCGACCTGGACGACTACCCGATGCGGTTCCTCGGCCAGGAGATCCGGATGAGCGGGTTCCTGCGCGAGGAGCTGACCGAGACGCTGCGCCGGACCGGCTTCACCGTGGAAGCGACGAACGGCCGGCCGTACGCGCCGGCCTGCTCCGCGCTGCCACCGGAGGAGCAGCTCTTCCTGCACTGTCGCCGCACCACCTGA
- a CDS encoding fumarate hydratase, translated as MAPTPDFAYSDLLPLGADPTPYRKLTSEGVSTFEAGGRRFLQVEPEALRLLTAEAMHDISHYLRPAHLAQLRRILDDPEASPNDRFVALDLLKNVNISAGGILPMCQDTGTAIVMGKRGQNVLTQGGDEAAIARGVFDAYTKLNLRYSQMAPLTMWDEKNTGSNLPAQIELYATDGDAYKFLFMAKGGGSANKSYLYQETKAILNEKSMLSFLEQKIRGLGTAACPPYHLAIVVGGTSAEFALKTAKYASAHYLDELPTSGDAATGHGFRDLELEAKVVELTQKIGIGAQFGGKYFCHDVRVVRLPRHGASLPVAMAVSCSADRQALGKITAEGVFLEQLETDPAKYLPETTDDHLDDSVVRVDLNRPMAEIRAELSKHPVKTRLSLTGTLVVARDIAHAKIKERLDAGEGMPQYLKDHPVYYAGPAKTPEGYASGSFGPTTAGRMDSYVDQFQAAGGSMVMLAKGNRSKQVTQACATHGGFYLGSIGGPAARLAQDCIKKVEVLEYAELGMEAVWRIEVEDFPAFIVVDDKGNDFFSEVTDGPLITSIRVRS; from the coding sequence ATGGCACCCACGCCAGACTTCGCCTACTCCGACCTCCTCCCGCTCGGGGCCGACCCGACCCCGTACCGCAAGCTGACCTCCGAGGGTGTCAGCACCTTCGAGGCGGGCGGACGGCGCTTCCTGCAGGTCGAGCCGGAGGCCCTGCGGCTGCTCACCGCCGAGGCGATGCACGACATCTCGCACTACCTGCGCCCCGCGCACCTGGCCCAGCTGCGCCGGATCCTGGACGACCCGGAGGCGAGCCCGAACGACCGCTTCGTGGCGCTGGACCTGCTGAAGAACGTCAACATCTCGGCCGGCGGCATCCTGCCGATGTGCCAGGACACCGGCACCGCGATCGTGATGGGCAAGCGCGGCCAGAACGTGCTGACGCAGGGCGGCGACGAGGCCGCGATCGCCCGCGGTGTCTTCGACGCCTACACCAAGCTCAACCTGCGCTACTCGCAGATGGCCCCGCTGACCATGTGGGACGAGAAGAACACCGGCTCCAACCTGCCGGCCCAGATCGAGCTCTACGCGACCGACGGCGACGCGTACAAGTTCCTCTTCATGGCCAAGGGCGGCGGCAGCGCCAACAAGTCGTACCTGTACCAGGAGACCAAGGCGATTCTCAACGAGAAGAGCATGCTCTCCTTCCTGGAGCAGAAGATCCGCGGGCTCGGCACCGCCGCCTGCCCGCCGTACCACCTGGCCATCGTGGTCGGCGGCACCAGCGCCGAGTTCGCGCTGAAGACCGCCAAGTACGCCTCGGCGCACTACCTGGACGAGCTGCCGACCAGCGGCGACGCGGCCACCGGCCACGGCTTCCGGGACCTGGAGCTGGAGGCCAAGGTCGTCGAGCTGACCCAGAAGATCGGCATCGGCGCCCAGTTCGGCGGCAAGTACTTCTGCCACGACGTGCGGGTCGTCCGGCTGCCGCGGCACGGCGCCTCGCTGCCGGTCGCGATGGCCGTCTCCTGCTCGGCCGACCGCCAGGCGCTCGGCAAGATCACGGCGGAGGGCGTCTTCCTGGAGCAGCTGGAGACCGACCCGGCCAAGTACCTGCCGGAGACCACGGACGACCACCTGGACGACTCGGTGGTGCGGGTCGACCTCAACCGGCCGATGGCGGAGATCCGGGCCGAGCTCTCCAAGCACCCGGTCAAGACCCGGCTGTCGCTGACCGGCACCCTGGTCGTGGCGCGCGACATCGCGCACGCCAAGATCAAGGAGCGGCTGGACGCCGGCGAGGGCATGCCCCAGTACCTCAAGGACCACCCGGTCTACTACGCCGGCCCGGCCAAGACCCCCGAGGGCTACGCCTCCGGCTCCTTCGGCCCCACCACGGCGGGCCGGATGGACTCCTACGTCGACCAGTTCCAGGCGGCCGGCGGCTCGATGGTGATGCTGGCCAAGGGCAACCGCTCCAAGCAGGTCACCCAGGCCTGCGCCACGCACGGCGGCTTCTACCTCGGCTCGATCGGCGGCCCCGCGGCCCGTCTCGCCCAGGACTGCATCAAGAAGGTCGAGGTCCTGGAGTACGCGGAGCTCGGCATGGAGGCGGTCTGGCGGATCGAGGTCGAGGACTTCCCGGCGTTCATCGTGGTGGACGACAAGGGCAACGACTTCTTCTCCGAGGTCACCGACGGCCCGCTGATCACCAGCATCCGGGTCCGCTCGTAG
- a CDS encoding DUF1707 SHOCT-like domain-containing protein, with translation MENTPSPAPSDQPVPLRKADAAPAPHAPVAEAELRASDADRERIAELLRDAYAEGRLTVEEHSERIEAAYSAKTLGELAPLTRDLPAHQPLPGDAPRPAPAPAAAPLPPAREESASLVAVFGGATRKGRWRVGSHIRATAIFGGVDLDLTDAVFEAPEVLIEVSAMFGGVSIRVPENVTLIGSGVGVFGGFDVREQTAADPYAPVVRVKGSAIFGGCDAKPRRGKKLKEWARKQLGD, from the coding sequence GTGGAGAATACGCCGTCACCCGCGCCGTCCGACCAGCCCGTCCCGCTGCGCAAGGCCGATGCCGCGCCGGCGCCCCATGCTCCGGTGGCCGAGGCCGAGCTGCGCGCCTCGGACGCCGACCGGGAGCGGATCGCCGAGCTGCTGCGCGACGCCTACGCCGAGGGCCGGCTGACCGTCGAGGAGCACTCCGAGCGGATCGAGGCGGCCTACAGCGCCAAGACGCTGGGCGAGCTGGCTCCGCTGACCCGCGACCTTCCCGCCCATCAGCCGCTGCCCGGCGACGCTCCGCGCCCGGCCCCGGCGCCGGCCGCCGCCCCGCTGCCGCCGGCCCGCGAGGAGTCGGCCAGCCTGGTGGCGGTCTTCGGCGGTGCGACCCGCAAGGGGCGCTGGCGGGTCGGCTCGCACATCCGCGCGACGGCGATCTTCGGCGGCGTGGACCTCGACCTGACGGACGCGGTCTTCGAGGCCCCCGAGGTGCTGATCGAGGTCTCCGCGATGTTCGGCGGGGTCTCGATCCGGGTGCCGGAGAACGTCACGCTGATCGGCAGCGGGGTCGGCGTCTTCGGTGGCTTCGACGTGCGTGAGCAGACCGCGGCCGACCCGTACGCACCGGTGGTCCGGGTCAAGGGGAGTGCGATCTTCGGCGGCTGTGACGCCAAGCCGCGCCGCGGCAAGAAGCTCAAGGAGTGGGCGCGCAAGCAGCTGGGCGACTGA
- the glpX gene encoding class II fructose-bisphosphatase, with translation MTTQHPSHLPRSLEVAPEAPDRNLALELVRVTEAAAMAAGRWVGRGDKNGADGAAVKAMRTLVSTVSMNGVVVIGEGEKDEAPMLYNGERVGDGTGAECDVAVDPVDGTTLTAKGMANAVAVLAVADRGTMFDPSAVFYMDKLVTGPEAAEFVDITAPPAVNIRRVAKAKGSSVEDVTVMILDRPRHEQLAREVREAGARIKYIADGDVAGAIMTAREGTGVDLLLGVGGTPEGIIAACAMKCMGGVIQGRLWPKDEAEKQRALDAGHDLDRVLTTNDLVSGENVFFVATGITDGELLRGVHYRHETATTSSLVMRSKSGTIRQIDSVHKLSKLRAYSAIDFDRAN, from the coding sequence ATGACCACGCAGCACCCCTCCCACCTTCCGCGTTCGCTGGAGGTGGCCCCGGAGGCCCCGGACCGCAACCTGGCCCTGGAGCTCGTCCGGGTCACCGAAGCCGCGGCCATGGCCGCCGGCCGCTGGGTCGGCCGTGGCGACAAGAACGGCGCCGACGGCGCGGCCGTCAAGGCCATGCGCACGCTCGTCTCGACCGTCTCGATGAACGGCGTCGTCGTCATCGGGGAAGGCGAGAAGGACGAAGCCCCGATGCTCTACAACGGCGAACGGGTCGGCGACGGCACCGGCGCCGAGTGCGACGTGGCCGTGGACCCGGTGGACGGCACCACGCTGACCGCCAAGGGCATGGCCAACGCGGTCGCCGTACTGGCCGTCGCCGACCGCGGCACCATGTTCGACCCGAGCGCCGTCTTCTACATGGACAAGCTCGTCACCGGCCCCGAGGCCGCCGAATTCGTCGACATCACCGCCCCGCCGGCGGTGAACATCCGCCGGGTCGCCAAGGCCAAGGGCAGCTCGGTCGAGGACGTCACGGTGATGATCCTGGACCGCCCGCGCCACGAGCAGCTGGCCCGTGAGGTCCGCGAGGCGGGCGCCCGGATCAAGTACATCGCCGACGGCGACGTGGCCGGCGCGATCATGACCGCCCGCGAGGGCACCGGCGTCGACCTGCTGCTCGGCGTCGGCGGCACCCCCGAGGGCATCATCGCGGCCTGCGCGATGAAGTGCATGGGCGGCGTGATCCAGGGCCGGCTGTGGCCCAAGGACGAGGCCGAGAAGCAGCGGGCGCTGGACGCCGGCCACGACCTGGACCGGGTGCTGACCACCAACGACCTGGTCAGCGGCGAGAACGTGTTCTTCGTGGCCACCGGCATCACCGACGGCGAGCTGCTGCGCGGTGTGCACTACCGCCACGAGACCGCCACCACCAGCTCGCTGGTGATGCGCTCCAAGAGCGGCACGATCCGGCAGATCGACTCCGTCCACAAGCTGTCCAAGCTGCGGGCGTACAGCGCGATCGACTTCGACCGGGCGAACTGA
- a CDS encoding AfsR/SARP family transcriptional regulator, with the protein MELQATPHNAVLRFQVLGPVQAWRDEQPLALGSPQQQAVLTALLLHRGRPVTTQELVDGLWGDRPPPQAVAALRTYISRLRSVIEPGREVRKPAELLISVRDGYALRIPDESLDLAVFDARCAEAATARQAGQSEAAHQLMTSALDLWSGQPLSGIPGPYADSQRQRLVEHQVAAREERCTIALEIDLHADIVAELGHLSSEHPLRERLRELLMLALYRCGRQAEALSVYATTRKLLIDELGVEPGTALAAMHARILSADPTLMNSAPELRIPAAEPVPLAPPAQLPADVSDFSGRGELVGELRQLLRGASGQAVVVTSLAGIGGVGKTTLAVHVAHSVRSEFPDGQLYVDLRGVSATPADPTVVLGDFLFALGITEAPESFEQRVAMYRSMLADRRMLIMLDNARDVQQVTPLIPGVAGCAVLATSRSRLAGIPGAHLFDVEELSPAEALELFAAIAGRHRVESEPEAALAVVTSCGFLPLAVRIAAARLASRPRWTVTDLARRLADQRRRLDELQLGNLAVETTLGLGYGQLKPAEARAFRLLALIDCPDLPLSAVAALLGTSEDEAEDIAEALVEANMLECFTPGRYRYHDLLRLFAQKQREKAADLADTQAALLRLLALLVSTVRNAAPLLEPDDDLIEPLKELTHPGEQFDSADAARGWLRSELPLILGAIEESVAGSAELLPLAIDLLLTLNTLAEEQNHAQRICRTLTVAAMAATELGSDEALARVRYALAFFAYLTGEYPEAERSLRECLALLSLPSPGLRSAASSLLGTVLAATSRPAEALHFFQQARDLSTMLAAMASAARIESNIARAHLMLGQDEEAVSSAQSAVAAARGSGNAGALADTLYQLGVVLRATGSAAEAAGHLSEAYLLYQRQQQRLREGLALARLAGCLLADERVAEAAAAAEEGLKIAQELDSAAYCEGLASAALGEALVRLGSPERGRACLTEAHEIFSRLGVPEAQVVRSLIDEQQHTEPSSPDSAVNTGVPPQQGPRAPLPR; encoded by the coding sequence ATGGAGCTTCAGGCAACGCCGCACAATGCCGTGCTGCGCTTCCAGGTGCTCGGACCCGTCCAGGCCTGGCGCGACGAGCAGCCCCTCGCGCTGGGATCGCCACAGCAGCAGGCCGTTCTGACCGCCCTGCTGCTGCACCGCGGACGGCCGGTGACCACCCAGGAGTTGGTGGACGGCCTCTGGGGCGACCGGCCGCCGCCGCAGGCGGTCGCGGCGCTGCGCACCTATATCTCCCGGCTGCGTTCCGTGATCGAACCAGGGCGAGAGGTGCGGAAGCCCGCAGAACTGCTGATTTCCGTCCGTGACGGATATGCGCTGAGGATTCCGGACGAATCACTCGACCTCGCGGTCTTCGACGCCCGCTGTGCCGAGGCGGCGACCGCCCGGCAGGCGGGCCAGTCGGAGGCGGCGCACCAGCTGATGACGTCGGCGCTCGACCTCTGGAGCGGGCAGCCGCTGAGCGGGATTCCCGGTCCGTACGCGGACTCCCAGCGCCAGCGCCTGGTGGAGCATCAGGTGGCGGCGCGCGAGGAGCGCTGCACCATCGCGCTCGAAATCGATCTGCACGCCGACATCGTCGCCGAATTGGGCCACTTGTCGTCCGAGCACCCGCTGCGCGAACGACTGCGCGAGCTGCTGATGCTCGCGCTTTATCGGTGCGGCCGACAGGCCGAGGCGCTGAGCGTGTACGCGACCACGCGAAAGCTCTTGATCGACGAGCTCGGTGTCGAACCCGGCACCGCCCTCGCGGCCATGCACGCGCGGATCCTCTCCGCCGACCCGACATTGATGAATTCCGCACCGGAATTGCGGATTCCAGCGGCCGAGCCCGTGCCGCTCGCACCGCCCGCGCAGCTCCCCGCCGACGTCTCCGACTTCAGCGGGCGCGGCGAGCTGGTCGGCGAGCTGCGCCAGCTGCTGCGCGGGGCCTCCGGCCAGGCGGTCGTGGTGACCTCGCTGGCCGGCATCGGCGGGGTCGGCAAGACCACACTGGCGGTGCACGTCGCACACAGCGTGCGGTCCGAGTTCCCGGACGGACAGCTCTACGTCGACCTGCGCGGGGTCAGCGCCACACCGGCCGACCCGACCGTCGTGCTGGGCGACTTCCTCTTCGCGCTCGGCATCACCGAGGCACCCGAGTCGTTCGAGCAGCGGGTGGCGATGTACCGCTCGATGCTGGCCGACCGGCGGATGCTGATCATGCTCGACAACGCCCGTGACGTGCAGCAGGTGACCCCGCTGATCCCCGGCGTGGCCGGCTGTGCCGTGCTCGCCACCAGCCGCTCGCGGCTGGCCGGGATCCCCGGCGCCCATCTCTTCGACGTGGAGGAGCTGAGCCCGGCCGAGGCGCTGGAGCTGTTCGCCGCGATCGCCGGGCGGCACCGGGTCGAGTCCGAGCCCGAGGCCGCGCTCGCGGTGGTGACCTCCTGCGGCTTCCTGCCGCTGGCGGTGCGGATCGCGGCGGCCCGGCTGGCGAGCCGGCCGCGCTGGACCGTCACCGACCTGGCCCGGCGGTTAGCTGATCAGCGACGGCGGCTGGACGAGCTGCAGCTGGGGAACCTGGCGGTGGAGACCACCCTCGGGCTCGGCTACGGCCAGCTCAAGCCCGCCGAGGCGCGGGCCTTCCGCCTGCTCGCCCTGATCGACTGCCCGGACCTGCCGCTGTCGGCGGTGGCCGCGTTGCTCGGCACCTCCGAGGACGAGGCCGAGGACATCGCGGAGGCGCTGGTCGAGGCCAACATGCTGGAGTGCTTCACCCCGGGCCGCTACCGCTACCACGACCTGCTGCGGCTCTTCGCGCAGAAGCAGCGGGAGAAGGCCGCGGACCTGGCGGACACCCAGGCCGCGCTGCTGCGCCTGCTCGCGCTGCTGGTCTCCACCGTGCGCAACGCGGCACCGCTCCTGGAGCCCGACGACGACCTGATCGAGCCCCTGAAGGAGCTGACCCATCCCGGTGAGCAGTTCGACAGCGCGGACGCGGCGCGCGGCTGGCTGCGTTCGGAGCTGCCGCTCATCCTGGGCGCGATCGAGGAGTCCGTCGCCGGCTCCGCGGAGTTGCTCCCGCTGGCGATAGACCTGCTGCTGACCCTGAACACCCTGGCCGAGGAGCAGAACCACGCCCAGCGGATCTGCCGCACCCTGACGGTGGCCGCCATGGCCGCCACCGAACTCGGCTCGGACGAGGCTCTGGCCCGGGTCCGCTACGCGCTCGCCTTCTTCGCCTACCTGACGGGCGAGTACCCCGAGGCCGAGCGCTCCCTGCGGGAGTGCCTGGCCCTGCTCAGCCTGCCGTCCCCCGGCCTGCGGTCGGCTGCCAGCAGCCTGCTCGGCACCGTGCTCGCCGCCACCAGCCGCCCGGCGGAAGCGCTGCACTTCTTCCAGCAGGCGCGCGACCTCAGCACGATGCTCGCGGCGATGGCCAGCGCGGCCCGGATCGAGAGCAACATCGCCCGCGCCCACCTGATGCTCGGCCAGGACGAGGAGGCCGTCTCCTCCGCGCAGTCCGCCGTGGCCGCCGCACGTGGCTCGGGCAACGCGGGCGCGCTGGCCGACACGCTCTACCAGCTCGGTGTGGTCCTGCGCGCCACCGGTTCGGCCGCCGAGGCGGCCGGCCATCTGAGCGAGGCGTACCTGCTCTACCAGCGCCAGCAGCAGCGGCTGCGCGAAGGTCTCGCGCTGGCCCGGCTGGCCGGCTGCCTACTGGCGGACGAGCGGGTGGCTGAGGCCGCAGCCGCGGCCGAGGAGGGTCTGAAGATCGCTCAGGAGCTGGACTCGGCCGCCTACTGCGAAGGGCTGGCCTCCGCTGCCCTCGGTGAGGCACTGGTACGGCTGGGCTCCCCCGAGCGCGGCCGTGCGTGCCTCACCGAGGCTCACGAGATCTTCTCCCGGCTCGGTGTGCCAGAGGCTCAGGTCGTCAGGAGCCTCATCGACGAACAGCAGCACACCGAGCCCTCCTCCCCCGACAGCGCCGTGAACACCGGAGTTCCCCCCCAGCAGGGCCCCCGCGCCCCGCTCCCCCGTTGA
- a CDS encoding WhiB family transcriptional regulator, with protein MSAPAAVGLDHSEENPWHTGAACRRDEAGLFFAPSKEPTAARLAREEHAKQVCARCPVLLSCREHALAQPEPYGVWGGLTAAERRVVLARRRRRDVELRAEAQLVSGQRGAARRRVPEPGRIAG; from the coding sequence CTGAGTGCGCCCGCGGCGGTCGGGCTCGACCACTCCGAGGAGAACCCGTGGCACACCGGCGCGGCCTGCCGCCGGGACGAGGCGGGCCTGTTCTTCGCGCCCTCCAAGGAGCCGACGGCCGCCCGGCTGGCCCGTGAGGAGCACGCCAAGCAGGTCTGTGCCCGCTGCCCGGTGCTGCTCTCCTGCCGCGAGCACGCGCTCGCCCAGCCGGAGCCGTACGGCGTGTGGGGCGGGCTGACGGCGGCCGAGCGGCGGGTGGTGCTGGCCCGTCGGCGGCGCCGCGACGTCGAGCTGCGCGCCGAGGCCCAGCTGGTCTCCGGCCAGCGCGGGGCTGCCCGGCGCCGGGTGCCCGAGCCCGGGCGGATAGCGGGCTGA
- a CDS encoding nuclear transport factor 2 family protein translates to MTIAPAKLSDPTVRALVTAINAGDRAAFLALLTEGATMTDDGSDRDLVEWIDKEIFSSRGHMEVQTESDGGRALIANFRNETWGEMRTAWRFTVEDGKVSRFETGQA, encoded by the coding sequence ATGACCATCGCCCCCGCCAAGCTCTCCGACCCGACCGTGCGCGCCCTCGTGACCGCGATCAACGCGGGAGACCGCGCCGCCTTCCTCGCCCTGCTCACCGAGGGCGCGACGATGACCGACGACGGCTCGGACCGCGACCTCGTGGAGTGGATCGACAAGGAGATCTTCTCCAGCCGCGGCCACATGGAGGTGCAGACCGAGTCGGACGGCGGTCGGGCGCTGATCGCCAACTTCCGCAACGAGACCTGGGGCGAGATGCGCACCGCGTGGCGGTTCACCGTCGAGGACGGCAAGGTCAGCCGCTTCGAGACCGGCCAGGCATGA